Proteins encoded within one genomic window of Rhododendron vialii isolate Sample 1 chromosome 1a, ASM3025357v1:
- the LOC131322104 gene encoding 2-methyl-6-phytyl-1,4-hydroquinone methyltransferase, chloroplastic-like isoform X2, which produces MASSMPIRAQNLTLIKGVAPNRLGFVGSDLRGNQVSLLRARTNTLAPKCSLSATRPVSQPRFIQHKKEAFWFYRFLSIVYDHVINPGHWTEDMREDALEPADLSDRGLVVVDVGGGTGFTTLGIVKHVDAKNVTILDQSPHQLAKAKEKEPLKECKIIEGDAEDLPFDTDYADRYVSAGSIEYWPDPQRGIREAYRVLKLGGKACLIGPVYPTFWLSRFFADVWMLFPKEEEYIEWFEKAGFKDVQLKKIGPKWYRGVRRHGLIMGCSVTGVKPASGDSPLQLGPKAEDVSEPVNPLVFLLRFLLGATAGMYYVLVPIYMWLKDQFVPKGQPI; this is translated from the exons ATGGCCTCTTCAATGCCCATCCGAGCTCAAAATCTCACACTGATCAAAGGAGTAGCCCCAAATCGGTTAGGCTTCGTTGGGTCAGATTTGCGTGGGAATCAGGTTTCACTACTTAGGGCTCGAACCAATACCCTAGCCCCCAAGTGCAGTCTCTCAGCCACCAGACCAGTTTCTCAACCCAGGTTTATCCAGCACAAGAAAGAGGCGTTTTGGTTTTACAGGTTCCTGTCCATTGTTTACGACCACGTGATAAACCCTGGCCATTGGACCGAGGACATGAGAGAAGACGCGCTCGAGCCGGCTGATTTGAGTGATCGGGGTTTGGTGGTTGTGGATGTTGGTGGTGGAACAGGGTTTACTACGTTAGGTATAGTGAAGCACGTGGATGCGAAGAATGTGACCATTTTGGATCAGTCGCCGCACCAGCTTGCCAAAGCGAAGGAGAAGGAGCCGTTGAAGGAGTGCAAGATTATTGAGGGGGACGCGGAGGATCTCCCGTTCGATACTGATTATGCGGATCGTTATGTTTCTGCTGGGAG TATAGAGTACTGGCCAGACCCACAACGTGGCATCAGAGAAGCATACAGGGTTTTGAAACTTGGAGGGAAGGCATGCTTGATTGGTCCTGTGTATCCAACATTTTGGCTCTCCCGGTTCTTCGCAGATGTGTGGATGCTCTTCCCAAAGGAGGAAGAGTACATTGAGTGGTTTGAGAAAGCTGGATTTAAGGATGTTCAGCTGAAGAAGATTGGCCCAAAATGGTACCGTGGGGTTCGTCGCCACGGGCTGAtcatgggatgttcggtcactGGTGTAAAACCTGCATCCGGTGATTCTCCTTTGCAG CTTGGTCCGAAGGCTGAGGATGTCTCGGAGCCTGTCAATCCACTTGTCTTCCTGCTGCGTTTCCTTCTTGGTGCCACAGCAGGAATGTACTATGTATTGGTTCCCATTTACATGTGGCTCAAGGATCAATTTGTTCCCAAAGGTCAACCAATTTGA
- the LOC131322075 gene encoding peptidyl-prolyl cis-trans isomerase CYP63 isoform X1: MSAELGEMSKKNNPLVFLDVSIDGNPLERITIELFADVVPKTAENFRALCTGEKGIGVSTGKSLHFKGSKFHRIISGFMAQGGDFQNGNGTGGESIYGGKFADENFKLDHSGPGLLSMANSGRNTNGSQFFITFKRQPHLDGKHVVFGKVVKGMDVVKKIELLGTTDGKPSGLVKIVDCGETSEQKIQDADGAEKGQKKKSAKAISSGDSSDRQRKGRRKPLLKDNRKKRRRDSSSDSYSSDSDSYSSGTDSDSGSDSDSESDSYSSSSSADERRRKRRSTKRPRTQNRKKQKGRRQERTRGQRGKRSKGKSKRSSESSTDTESSSSSSSARSSDDENVANARKRGKETLMVQQKERKQKMMDKSSHEEGEFQQKDKRLNNGHATENKADKSANQHDNTDILKKSRSPTPSPRGRPKSRRSSSRSISPRRATSSPRFQNDSGNPDRKSGHENSGRSLRSPNGSPSQKVPDPSASNHGRAASGSRSPNGTPKRVRKGRGFTEKFSFARRYRTPSPERSQRRSYNFGGRNFHERNRDRYSSYRSYADRLPQRHYRSQRGRSPARYRNRRSQSRSNSRSPDFKRNRDRNRSRSPIRSPSPVDRRPALSDQLRSRLGPPLDDKQRRSRRGRSSSSSRSRSRSPIAVPKATPKTVKSTSPSRSRSSSPGGQRGLVSYGDISPEIGAN; the protein is encoded by the exons ATGTCAGCAGAGTTGGGAGAGATGAGTAAGAAGAATAATCCACTTGTATTCTTGGATGTATCTATTGATGGGAATCCTTTGGAAAGGATTACTATTGAG CTTTTTGCTGATGTTGTTCCTAAGACAGCTGAGAATTTCAGGGCGCTTTGTACAG gTGAGAAGGGCATTGGAGTTTCTACTGGGAAGTCTTTGCACTTCAAAGGATCTAAATTCCATCGCATAATTAGTGGATTCATGGCCCAG GGTGGTGATTTTCAAAACGGAAATG GCACTGGTGGAGAAAGCATATATGGAGGAAAGTTTGCAG ATGAGAACTTTAAGCTGGATCATAGTGGCCCTGGCCTCCTATCTATGGCAAATAGTGGTCGGAACACAAATGGGTCCCAGTTCTTTATAACTTTCAAGCGCCAACCTCATCTCGACGG CAAGCATGTTGTTTTTGGAAAGGTTGTCAAGGGAATGGATGTGGTTAAGAAAATTGAACTGTTGGGAACGACTGATGGGAAACCTTCTGGACTAGTAAAAATTGTAGATTGTGGTGAGACATCtgaacaaaaaattcaagatgCAGATGGAGCAGAGAAAG ggcaaaagaaaaaatctgCTAAAGCCATCTCCTCTGGAGATAGTTCTGATAGGCAACGGAAGGGAAGACGCAAACCATTGCTCAAAGACAATaggaagaagagaaggagagattCTTCATCGGACTCATACAGCTCCGATTCGGATTCCTATTCTTCAGGGACGGATTCCGATTCAGGTTCAGATTCTGATTCTGAATCGGATTCTTATTCATCAAGCTCTTCTGCTGACGAAAGGCGTAGGAAAAGGAGGTCAACAAAGAGGCCCAGAACCCAAAATCGGAAGAAACAGAAGGGTAGACGACAGGAGAGGACAAGAGGTCAGCGTGGTAAAAGATCAAAGGGAAAATCCAAACG GAGTTCAGAGAGTTCAACTGATACTGAAAGTTCAAGTTCAAGTAGCAGTGCCCGCAGCTCTGATGATGAAAATGTAGCAAATGCACGGAAGCGTG GAAAAGAAACTCTCATGGTGCAGCAGAAGGAGCGCAAGCAGAAGATGATGGACAAATCTTCTCATGAAGAGGGAGAATTTCAGCAGAAGGATAAACGATTGAACAATGGTCACGCTACAGAGAATAAAGCTGATAAATCTGCCAATCAACATGATAATACAGATATCCTTAAAAAATCCAG GAGCCCGACTCCAAGCCCCAGAGGGAGGCCGAAGTCTAGGCGTAGCAGCAGCCGGAGTATTAGTCCCAGAAGAGCCACAAGTAGTCCAAGATTCCAGAATGATAGTGGAAACCCTGACAGGAAGTCTGGTCACGAAAACAGCGGTAGGTCTTTGAGGAGTCCAAATGGCAGTCCTTCGCAAAAAGTTCCGGACCCGTCTGCTTCTAATCATGGTCGGGCCGCATCGGGAAGTCGATCTCCTAATGGCACTCCTAAACGTGTCAGAAAAGGACGTGGTTTTACGGAAAAGTTTTCATTTGCACGGCGATACCGGACCCCATCTCCAGAGCGCTCACAACGTAGGTCTTACAACTTTGGTGGAAGGAATTTTCATGAGAGGAATCGTGATAG ATACTCGAGCTATAGAAGTTACGCTGATCGCTTGCCGCAAAGACATTATAGAAGCCAAAGAGGAAGGAGCCCtgccag GTATCGAAACAGGAGAAGTCAAAGTAGAAGCAACTCTCGAAGCCCAGATTTCAAGCGTAATCGTGACAGGAATCGCAGCCGGAGCCCTATACGAAGCCCTAGCCCTGTAGATAGGCGACCTGCATTAAGTGACCAGTTGAGATCTCGTCTTGGGCCTCCTCTGGATGACAAGCAGCGTCGTTCAAGGCGAGGAAGATCGAGTTCAAGCTCCAGGAGCCGCTCTAGATCACCTATTGCTGTACCGAAGGCAACTCCTAAAACCGTGAAATCTACTTCCCCCAGCCGGTCTAGATCAAGCTCCCCAGGTGGACAAAGGGGGTTGGTTTCCTATGGTGATATCAGTCCTGAAATCGGTGCAAACTAG
- the LOC131322075 gene encoding peptidyl-prolyl cis-trans isomerase CYP63 isoform X2 produces the protein MSKKNNPLVFLDVSIDGNPLERITIELFADVVPKTAENFRALCTGEKGIGVSTGKSLHFKGSKFHRIISGFMAQGGDFQNGNGTGGESIYGGKFADENFKLDHSGPGLLSMANSGRNTNGSQFFITFKRQPHLDGKHVVFGKVVKGMDVVKKIELLGTTDGKPSGLVKIVDCGETSEQKIQDADGAEKGQKKKSAKAISSGDSSDRQRKGRRKPLLKDNRKKRRRDSSSDSYSSDSDSYSSGTDSDSGSDSDSESDSYSSSSSADERRRKRRSTKRPRTQNRKKQKGRRQERTRGQRGKRSKGKSKRSSESSTDTESSSSSSSARSSDDENVANARKRGKETLMVQQKERKQKMMDKSSHEEGEFQQKDKRLNNGHATENKADKSANQHDNTDILKKSRSPTPSPRGRPKSRRSSSRSISPRRATSSPRFQNDSGNPDRKSGHENSGRSLRSPNGSPSQKVPDPSASNHGRAASGSRSPNGTPKRVRKGRGFTEKFSFARRYRTPSPERSQRRSYNFGGRNFHERNRDRYSSYRSYADRLPQRHYRSQRGRSPARYRNRRSQSRSNSRSPDFKRNRDRNRSRSPIRSPSPVDRRPALSDQLRSRLGPPLDDKQRRSRRGRSSSSSRSRSRSPIAVPKATPKTVKSTSPSRSRSSSPGGQRGLVSYGDISPEIGAN, from the exons ATGAGTAAGAAGAATAATCCACTTGTATTCTTGGATGTATCTATTGATGGGAATCCTTTGGAAAGGATTACTATTGAG CTTTTTGCTGATGTTGTTCCTAAGACAGCTGAGAATTTCAGGGCGCTTTGTACAG gTGAGAAGGGCATTGGAGTTTCTACTGGGAAGTCTTTGCACTTCAAAGGATCTAAATTCCATCGCATAATTAGTGGATTCATGGCCCAG GGTGGTGATTTTCAAAACGGAAATG GCACTGGTGGAGAAAGCATATATGGAGGAAAGTTTGCAG ATGAGAACTTTAAGCTGGATCATAGTGGCCCTGGCCTCCTATCTATGGCAAATAGTGGTCGGAACACAAATGGGTCCCAGTTCTTTATAACTTTCAAGCGCCAACCTCATCTCGACGG CAAGCATGTTGTTTTTGGAAAGGTTGTCAAGGGAATGGATGTGGTTAAGAAAATTGAACTGTTGGGAACGACTGATGGGAAACCTTCTGGACTAGTAAAAATTGTAGATTGTGGTGAGACATCtgaacaaaaaattcaagatgCAGATGGAGCAGAGAAAG ggcaaaagaaaaaatctgCTAAAGCCATCTCCTCTGGAGATAGTTCTGATAGGCAACGGAAGGGAAGACGCAAACCATTGCTCAAAGACAATaggaagaagagaaggagagattCTTCATCGGACTCATACAGCTCCGATTCGGATTCCTATTCTTCAGGGACGGATTCCGATTCAGGTTCAGATTCTGATTCTGAATCGGATTCTTATTCATCAAGCTCTTCTGCTGACGAAAGGCGTAGGAAAAGGAGGTCAACAAAGAGGCCCAGAACCCAAAATCGGAAGAAACAGAAGGGTAGACGACAGGAGAGGACAAGAGGTCAGCGTGGTAAAAGATCAAAGGGAAAATCCAAACG GAGTTCAGAGAGTTCAACTGATACTGAAAGTTCAAGTTCAAGTAGCAGTGCCCGCAGCTCTGATGATGAAAATGTAGCAAATGCACGGAAGCGTG GAAAAGAAACTCTCATGGTGCAGCAGAAGGAGCGCAAGCAGAAGATGATGGACAAATCTTCTCATGAAGAGGGAGAATTTCAGCAGAAGGATAAACGATTGAACAATGGTCACGCTACAGAGAATAAAGCTGATAAATCTGCCAATCAACATGATAATACAGATATCCTTAAAAAATCCAG GAGCCCGACTCCAAGCCCCAGAGGGAGGCCGAAGTCTAGGCGTAGCAGCAGCCGGAGTATTAGTCCCAGAAGAGCCACAAGTAGTCCAAGATTCCAGAATGATAGTGGAAACCCTGACAGGAAGTCTGGTCACGAAAACAGCGGTAGGTCTTTGAGGAGTCCAAATGGCAGTCCTTCGCAAAAAGTTCCGGACCCGTCTGCTTCTAATCATGGTCGGGCCGCATCGGGAAGTCGATCTCCTAATGGCACTCCTAAACGTGTCAGAAAAGGACGTGGTTTTACGGAAAAGTTTTCATTTGCACGGCGATACCGGACCCCATCTCCAGAGCGCTCACAACGTAGGTCTTACAACTTTGGTGGAAGGAATTTTCATGAGAGGAATCGTGATAG ATACTCGAGCTATAGAAGTTACGCTGATCGCTTGCCGCAAAGACATTATAGAAGCCAAAGAGGAAGGAGCCCtgccag GTATCGAAACAGGAGAAGTCAAAGTAGAAGCAACTCTCGAAGCCCAGATTTCAAGCGTAATCGTGACAGGAATCGCAGCCGGAGCCCTATACGAAGCCCTAGCCCTGTAGATAGGCGACCTGCATTAAGTGACCAGTTGAGATCTCGTCTTGGGCCTCCTCTGGATGACAAGCAGCGTCGTTCAAGGCGAGGAAGATCGAGTTCAAGCTCCAGGAGCCGCTCTAGATCACCTATTGCTGTACCGAAGGCAACTCCTAAAACCGTGAAATCTACTTCCCCCAGCCGGTCTAGATCAAGCTCCCCAGGTGGACAAAGGGGGTTGGTTTCCTATGGTGATATCAGTCCTGAAATCGGTGCAAACTAG
- the LOC131322104 gene encoding 2-methyl-6-phytyl-1,4-hydroquinone methyltransferase, chloroplastic-like isoform X1: protein MASSMLIGADNLTLLKGASPNQLRFIRLQYSHRTHFPQIITQTRAATRTKTLVLKCSISAARPVSQPRFIQHKKEAFWFYRFLSIVYDHVINPGHWTEDMRDDALKPADLSDRGLVVVDVGGGTGFTTLGIVKHVDAKNVTILDQSPHQLAKAKEKEPLTDCRIIEGDAEDLPFDTDYADRYVSAGSIEYWPDPQRGIREAYRVLKLGGKACLIGPVYPTFWLSRFFADVWMLFPKEEEYIEWFEKAGFKDVQLKKIGPKWYRGVRRHGLIMGCSVTGVKPASGDSPLQLGPKAEDVSEPVNPLVFLLRFLLGATAGMYYVLVPIYMWLKDQFVPKGQPI from the exons ATGGCCTCTTCAATGCTCATCGGAGCTGATAATCTCACACTCCTCAAAGGAGCGTCCCCAAATCAGTTGCGCTTCATTCGGCTCCAGTATTCGCACAGAACCCATTTCCCCCAAATCATCACACAAACTAGGGCTGCAACAAGAACCAAAACCCTAGTCCTCAAGTGCAGTATCTCGGCCGCCAGACCAGTTTCTCAACCCAGGTTCATCCAGCACAAGAAGGAGGCGTTTTGGTTTTACAGGTTCCTGTCCATTGTTTACGACCACGTGATAAACCCTGGCCACTGGACCGAGGACATGAGAGACGACGCACTTAAGCCGGCTGATTTGAGCGATCGGGGCTTGGTGGTGGTGGACGTTGGTGGTGGAACGGGGTTTACTACGTTGGGTATAGTGAAGCATGTGGATGCGAAAAATGTGACGATTTTGGATCAGTCGCCGCACCAGCTGGCTAAGGCGAAGGAGAAGGAGCCGTTGACGGACTGCAGGATTATCGAGGGGGACGCCGAGGATCTTCCGTTCGATACTGATTATGCGGATCGTTATGTTTCTGCTGGGAG TATAGAGTACTGGCCAGACCCACAACGTGGCATCAGAGAAGCATACAGGGTTTTGAAACTTGGAGGGAAGGCATGCTTGATTGGTCCTGTGTATCCAACATTTTGGCTCTCCCGGTTCTTCGCAGATGTGTGGATGCTCTTCCCAAAGGAGGAAGAGTACATTGAGTGGTTTGAGAAAGCTGGATTTAAGGATGTTCAGCTGAAGAAGATTGGCCCAAAATGGTACCGTGGGGTTCGTCGCCACGGGCTGAtcatgggatgttcggtcactGGTGTAAAACCTGCATCCGGTGATTCTCCTTTGCAG CTTGGTCCGAAGGCTGAGGATGTCTCGGAGCCTGTCAATCCACTTGTCTTCCTGCTGCGTTTCCTTCTTGGTGCCACAGCAGGAATGTACTATGTATTGGTTCCCATTTACATGTGGCTCAAGGATCAATTTGTTCCCAAAGGTCAACCAATTTGA